The Streptomyces tendae genome has a window encoding:
- a CDS encoding aminodeoxychorismate/anthranilate synthase component II, translated as MSARILVVDNYDSFVFNLVQYLYQLGAECEVLRNDEVSTGHAQDGFDGVLLSPGPGTPEEAGVCVDMVRHCAATGVPVFGVCLGMQSMQVAYGGVVDRAPELLHGKTSPVTHEGKGVFAGLPSPFTATRYHSLAAEPATVPAELEVTARTADGIVMGLRHRELLVEGVQFHPESVLTEHGHRMLANWLAECGDTEAVARSAGLAPVVGRSSA; from the coding sequence GTGAGCGCGCGCATTCTCGTCGTCGACAACTACGACAGCTTCGTCTTCAACCTTGTCCAGTACCTGTACCAGCTGGGCGCCGAGTGTGAGGTCCTGCGCAACGACGAGGTGTCGACGGGCCACGCCCAGGACGGCTTCGACGGCGTGCTGCTGTCCCCGGGCCCCGGCACCCCTGAAGAGGCCGGGGTCTGCGTGGACATGGTGCGCCACTGCGCCGCGACCGGGGTGCCGGTCTTCGGCGTCTGCCTGGGCATGCAGTCGATGCAGGTGGCGTACGGCGGTGTGGTCGACCGCGCCCCCGAGCTGCTGCACGGCAAGACCTCCCCGGTGACGCACGAGGGCAAGGGCGTCTTCGCCGGACTGCCCTCCCCGTTCACGGCCACCCGGTACCACTCGCTGGCCGCCGAGCCGGCCACGGTCCCGGCGGAGCTGGAGGTCACGGCCCGCACCGCGGACGGCATCGTGATGGGACTCAGGCACCGTGAACTCCTGGTGGAGGGGGTGCAGTTCCACCCTGAGTCGGTGCTGACCGAGCACGGCCACCGGATGTTGGCCAACTGGCTCGCGGAGTGTGGTGACACGGAGGCCGTGGCGAGATCCGCGGGGCTCGCCCCGGTGGTGGGCAGGTCCTCGGCGTGA
- a CDS encoding class E sortase — MTALRPERESGAHGYGAGDQGTSYGGQPYGVQGAYGDGWYGGAATPDPYGGTADDATTRLPPIDEETVALRIPDPPERAVREEPPAPGGRAARRKAAKKRQGRRGGSHKAADGSSAGRGPDDASEGASRASAGRGPDDASEGASRAPLSRVEARRQARARKASPAVVASRAIGEVFITTGVLMLLFVTYQLWWTNVRAHAQAGKEASDLQQDWANGERKPGAFEPGQGFALLHIPKLDVVVPIAEGISSKKVLDRGMVGHYAEGALKTAMPDAKTGNFGLAGHRNTHGEPFRYINRLQPGDPIVVETQDTYFVYKTASTLPVTPPSNVSVLEPVPKGSGFTGPGRYITLTTCTPEFTSKYRLIVWGQMVEERPRSKGKPDALVS, encoded by the coding sequence GTGACGGCGCTGCGCCCCGAGCGCGAGTCCGGCGCCCATGGGTACGGCGCCGGCGACCAGGGCACCTCGTACGGCGGGCAGCCGTACGGGGTCCAGGGCGCGTACGGGGACGGGTGGTACGGCGGGGCGGCGACGCCCGACCCTTACGGGGGCACCGCCGACGACGCCACCACGCGGCTGCCGCCGATCGACGAGGAGACCGTCGCGCTGCGCATTCCGGACCCGCCGGAGCGCGCGGTACGTGAGGAACCTCCCGCTCCGGGGGGCCGGGCAGCCCGCAGGAAGGCGGCCAAGAAGCGGCAGGGGCGCCGTGGAGGCTCTCACAAGGCCGCCGACGGGTCCTCGGCCGGCCGGGGCCCTGACGACGCCTCTGAGGGGGCGTCACGGGCCTCGGCCGGCCGGGGCCCTGACGACGCCTCTGAGGGGGCGTCACGGGCGCCGCTGTCCCGTGTCGAGGCGCGTCGGCAGGCTCGGGCGCGTAAGGCCAGCCCGGCGGTCGTGGCGAGCCGGGCCATCGGCGAGGTGTTCATCACCACCGGCGTGTTGATGCTCCTGTTCGTCACCTACCAGCTGTGGTGGACGAACGTGCGCGCGCACGCGCAGGCCGGCAAGGAGGCCAGCGACCTCCAGCAGGACTGGGCGAACGGCGAGCGTAAACCGGGGGCGTTCGAGCCGGGGCAGGGCTTCGCGCTGCTGCACATCCCCAAGCTGGACGTGGTGGTGCCGATCGCCGAGGGCATCAGCAGCAAGAAGGTCCTCGACCGGGGCATGGTCGGCCACTACGCGGAGGGCGCGCTGAAGACGGCGATGCCGGACGCGAAGACCGGCAACTTCGGGCTCGCGGGCCACCGCAACACGCACGGGGAGCCGTTCCGGTACATCAACCGGCTGCAGCCGGGCGATCCGATCGTGGTGGAGACGCAGGACACGTACTTCGTCTACAAGACGGCGTCGACGTTGCCGGTGACGCCACCGAGCAATGTGAGCGTCCTCGAACCGGTGCCCAAGGGCTCGGGCTTCACCGGGCCCGGCCGCTACATCACGCTGACCACGTGCACACCTGAGTTCACCAGCAAGTACCGCTTGATCGTCTGGGGTCAGATGGTCGAGGAACGGCCGCGCAGCAAGGGCAAGCCGGATGCGCTCGTCAGTTAA
- a CDS encoding class E sortase: MAATADDTAQHSDAPASPPPRARRRMGPVAMVISFFGEMLITAGVLLGLFVVYSLWWTNVVADRAADRQADKVRDSWAQESGGGDKSAPAVYDSKNGIGFLHVPAMSGDDILVEKGTSMKVLNDGVAGYYTDPVKATLPTSGKKGNFSLAAHRDGHGAKFHGIHKIRKGDPIVFETKDTWYVYKVFGILPETSKYNVDVLAKVPAESGRKKAGHYITLTTCTPIYTSTYRYIVWGELVRKEKVDENRTPPQELN; this comes from the coding sequence GTGGCAGCGACCGCCGACGACACCGCACAGCACTCCGACGCGCCCGCGTCCCCGCCGCCCAGGGCACGCCGCCGCATGGGGCCGGTGGCCATGGTGATCAGCTTCTTCGGGGAGATGCTCATCACCGCGGGCGTGCTGCTCGGCCTGTTCGTCGTCTACTCGTTGTGGTGGACGAACGTCGTCGCGGACCGCGCGGCGGACCGGCAGGCGGACAAGGTGCGCGACTCCTGGGCCCAGGAGTCCGGCGGCGGCGACAAGAGCGCACCCGCCGTCTACGACAGCAAGAACGGCATCGGCTTCCTGCACGTGCCCGCGATGAGCGGCGACGACATCCTCGTCGAGAAGGGCACGTCGATGAAGGTCCTCAACGACGGCGTGGCCGGCTACTACACCGACCCCGTGAAGGCGACCCTGCCGACGTCCGGCAAGAAGGGCAACTTCTCCCTCGCCGCGCACCGGGACGGTCACGGCGCGAAGTTTCACGGCATCCACAAGATCAGGAAGGGTGATCCGATCGTCTTCGAGACGAAGGACACCTGGTACGTCTACAAGGTCTTCGGCATCCTCCCGGAGACGTCGAAGTACAACGTCGACGTCCTCGCCAAGGTCCCCGCGGAGTCCGGCCGCAAGAAGGCCGGCCACTACATCACGCTGACGACCTGCACGCCGATCTACACCAGCACGTACCGCTACATCGTCTGGGGCGAACTGGTCCGCAAGGAGAAGGTGGACGAGAACCGCACCCCGCCGCAGGAGCTGAACTGA
- the pknB gene encoding Stk1 family PASTA domain-containing Ser/Thr kinase, producing the protein MEEPRRLGGRYELGPVLGRGGMAEVYHAHDTRLGRQVAVKTLRADLARDPSFQARFRREAQSAASLNHPAIVAVYDTGEDYIDGVSIPYIVMEYVDGSTLRELLHSGRKLLPERTLEMTIGILQALEYSHRAGIVHRDIKPANVMLTRNGQVKVMDFGIARAMGDSGMTMTQTAAVIGTAQYLSPEQAKGEQVDARSDLYSTGCLLYELLTVRPPFVGDSPVAVAYQHVREEPQPPSVFDPEITPEMDAIVLKALVKDPDYRYQSADEMRADIEACLDGQPVAATAAMGSVGYGGYPDDQPTTALRADAGGATSMLPPMNPDDGGYGYDERQSRRRPPKKNNTSTILLVVAGVLVLIGAILIGRWAINGSGGVGNGTVAAPNFVGETKANAQKLADNSDLTLAFTEKPCENQAKGNVCDQDPAAGTKVDKESTVTLTVSTGAPKVAVPSVIGDDIDDAKAELEGDKYQFVVEVEEKISGEEPGTVIEQKPDLGEEVEKGTTVTLTVAKAEDKATVPDVLTKSCEEAKAQMTASTLTGNCVEEETDDPNLVGKVIRTSPDANTQVSKNSQVTIFIGKAKAAEKVAVPEINGKKLEEAQRLLGEAGLSVTGVTGPNDPNARVFGSNPPQGTPVDKGTGVTLFTVGGGGGGDGGFFGGG; encoded by the coding sequence ATGGAAGAGCCGCGTCGCCTAGGCGGCCGGTACGAGCTGGGCCCGGTGCTCGGCCGTGGTGGCATGGCGGAGGTTTACCACGCACATGACACCAGGCTCGGACGCCAGGTGGCGGTGAAGACGCTACGCGCGGATCTCGCGCGCGACCCGTCCTTCCAGGCCCGGTTCCGCCGGGAGGCCCAGTCGGCCGCCTCGCTCAACCATCCCGCGATCGTTGCGGTCTACGACACGGGCGAGGACTACATCGACGGGGTCTCCATCCCGTACATCGTCATGGAGTACGTCGACGGCTCCACGCTCCGCGAGCTTCTGCACAGCGGCCGCAAGCTGCTGCCGGAACGCACGCTGGAGATGACCATCGGCATCCTCCAGGCGCTGGAGTACTCCCACCGGGCCGGCATCGTCCACCGCGACATCAAGCCCGCGAACGTCATGCTGACGCGCAACGGCCAGGTCAAGGTCATGGACTTCGGCATCGCCCGCGCAATGGGCGACTCCGGCATGACGATGACCCAGACCGCGGCGGTCATCGGCACCGCGCAGTACCTCTCGCCGGAGCAGGCCAAGGGCGAACAGGTGGACGCGCGTTCCGACCTGTACTCCACCGGCTGCCTGCTCTACGAACTGCTGACCGTCCGGCCTCCCTTCGTGGGCGACTCCCCGGTCGCGGTCGCCTACCAGCACGTGCGGGAGGAACCGCAGCCGCCGAGCGTCTTCGACCCCGAGATCACGCCCGAGATGGACGCGATCGTACTGAAGGCGCTGGTCAAGGACCCCGACTACCGCTACCAGTCGGCCGACGAGATGCGTGCCGACATCGAGGCCTGCCTCGACGGCCAGCCCGTCGCGGCGACCGCGGCCATGGGCTCGGTCGGCTACGGCGGTTACCCGGACGACCAGCCGACGACGGCGCTGCGCGCGGACGCCGGCGGGGCCACCTCGATGCTGCCGCCCATGAACCCGGACGACGGCGGCTACGGCTACGACGAGCGCCAGAGCCGTCGCCGCCCGCCGAAGAAGAACAACACCTCCACGATATTGCTGGTCGTGGCGGGTGTGCTGGTCCTGATCGGCGCCATCCTGATCGGCCGCTGGGCGATCAACGGCAGCGGCGGCGTGGGCAACGGCACCGTCGCGGCCCCGAACTTCGTCGGCGAGACGAAGGCGAACGCGCAAAAACTCGCCGACAACAGCGATTTGACGTTGGCCTTCACGGAGAAGCCCTGCGAGAACCAGGCCAAGGGCAACGTCTGTGACCAGGACCCGGCAGCCGGGACGAAGGTGGACAAGGAGTCCACCGTCACCCTGACGGTCTCCACGGGGGCGCCGAAGGTCGCCGTGCCGAGCGTGATCGGTGACGACATCGACGACGCCAAGGCCGAACTCGAGGGCGACAAGTACCAGTTCGTCGTCGAGGTCGAAGAAAAGATCAGCGGCGAGGAGCCGGGCACGGTCATCGAGCAGAAGCCGGATCTCGGTGAAGAGGTGGAGAAGGGTACGACCGTCACCCTCACCGTCGCCAAGGCCGAGGACAAGGCCACGGTCCCGGACGTCCTCACCAAGAGCTGTGAGGAGGCCAAGGCCCAGATGACGGCCAGCACCCTCACCGGCAACTGCGTCGAAGAGGAGACGGACGACCCGAACCTGGTCGGCAAGGTCATCCGCACCTCGCCCGATGCGAACACCCAGGTCTCCAAGAACAGCCAGGTGACGATCTTCATCGGCAAGGCGAAGGCAGCCGAGAAGGTGGCCGTGCCGGAGATCAACGGCAAGAAGCTCGAGGAAGCCCAGCGTCTCCTCGGGGAGGCGGGACTCTCCGTCACCGGTGTCACCGGTCCGAACGACCCCAACGCCCGCGTGTTCGGTTCCAACCCGCCCCAGGGCACCCCGGTGGACAAGGGCACGGGAGTGACCCTGTTCACGGTCGGCGGTGGCGGCGGCGGTGACGGCGGCTTCTTCGGGGGCGGCTGA